GATGTCCAGGATTCCCATGACGAACACTGCTACCGCCCGCACTCCTTTTAATCGCCTGCTGCTGACCGGCGCCGCCGGTGGCCTCGGTAAAGTCTTGCGCGAAAGCCTGCGCCCTTACGCCAATGTCATTCGCCTTTCAGACATCGCCGACATCGCGCCGGCCATTGATGACCGCGAAGAAATCGTGCCTTGCGACCTCGCCGACAAGCAAGCCGTGCATCAACTGGTCGAAGGCGTGGACGCAATCCTGCATTTCGGCGGTGTGTCGGTAGAGCGCCCGTTCGAAGAAATCCTGGGCGCCAACATCTGCGGCGTATTCCACATCTATGAAGCGGCGCGCCGTCATGGCGTAAAGCGCGTGATTTTCGCCAGCTCCAACCACGTCATCGGCTTCTACAAGCAGGACGAAGTCATCGACGCCCACTCCCCTCGCCGCCCGGACAGCTACTACGGCTTGTCCAAGTCCTACGGCGAAGACATGGCCTCCTTCTACTTCGATCGCTACGGCATCGAGACCGTCAGCATCCGCATTGGCTCTTCGTTCCCGGAACCGCAAAACCGCCGGATGATGAGCACCTGGCTGAGCTTCGGCGACCTGACACAATTGATCGAATGCGCGTTGTACGCCGCGAATGTCGGCCACACCGTGGTCTACGGCGCTTCCGACAACAAGAATGTTTGGTGGGACAACCGCTACGCCACGGCCCTGGGCTACGCACCACAGGACACTTCCGAAGTGTTCCGTGAAAAAGTCGAAGCCCAGCCGATGCCTGCAGCCGATGACCCGGCGATGGTTTACCAGGGTGGTGCGTTCGTTGCATCCGGCCCGTTCGGTGACTGAATCAGCCTCTTTCACTTGAGCCCAAACAACAAAAAACCAAGGGAATGAGTTGCCATGCAAGCGGAACTGATTGTCGATGCCCGCAATGCGGTCGGTGAAAGCCCGGTCTGGGTCCCCGAGGAAAACGCCCTGTACTGGGTGGATATTCCTGCCGGAGGCCTGCAACGCTGGGACGCAGAAACCGGTCATGTGAATGCCTGGAAAACCCCGGAAATGCTCGCATGCATCGTCCGTCATCCTGATGGCGGCTGGGTCGCCGGCATGGAGAGCGGGTTCTTTCGCTTGCGTGCGCATAACGACGGCAGCCTCGATAGCGATCTGCTGGCCTCTGTTGAACACGTCCGCCCGGACATGCGGCTGAACGATGGCCGCTGCGACCGTCAAGGGCGGTTCTGGGCCAGCAGCATGGTGCTCAACATGGGCGCCAATGCCGCCAACGGCACGCTCTATCGCTACAGCGCCGGGCAACGCGGGCCGCTTGCGGCACAAATGGGCAGGCTCCTCGTGCCTAATGGCCTGGCTTTCAGCCCGGACGGAGGCACGATGTACCTGTCCGACTCTCACCCTTTAAGTCAGCAAATCTGGGCCTTCGACTACGACATCGACAGCGGCACGCCGTCCAACCGTCGGGTGTTCGTCGACATGAATCAGTTCTGCGGCCGCCCCGATGGCGCGGCGGTCGATGCCGAAGGCTGCTACTGGATCTGTGCCAACGACGCCGGACTGATCCATCGCTTTACGCCCGACGGTCGGCTCGACCGCTCCCTCACCGTACCGGTGAAAAAACCCACCATGTGCGCCTTCGGTGGCAGTCGACTGGACACGCTGTTCGTGACCTCGATTCGCCCCGGTGACGACCATGACGAACAGTCGCTGGCCGGCGGCGTTTTCGCCCTCGACCCAGGCGTCAAAGGTTTACCCGAACCTGTTTTCAACGCTTCGCTGTAACCGCATCTGTCGTACTTGCTTTTGCTGCACCGCTGCGCCTTTGAATACAACAATAACAAGACTGGAGACTCACCCCATGGACTTCAAACGCACCTTGCTCGCCGCTGCACTCCCGCTCACCTGCACTCTCGCCCTCACCCTCAGCAGTGCCGCACACGCGCTGGAAATCAAATTCGCCGACATCCATCCCGCCGGCTATCCGACCGTAGTCGCCGAGGAACAACTGGGTAAAACCCTGGTGGCCGACAGCGACGGCAAACTCACCTTCAAGATGTTCGCCGGCGGTGTGCTCGGCTCGGAAAAAGAAGTCGTCGAGCAGGCCCAGGTCGGCGCGGTCCAGATGGCCCGGGTCAGCCTCGGCATCGTCGGGCCGGTGGTGCCAGACGTGAACGTGTTCAACATGCCGTTCGTGTTCCGTGACCAGGCGCACATGCGCAAAGTCATCGACGGCGAGATCGGCGACGAAATCCTCGGCAAAATCACCAACTCCGAATTCGGCCTGGTGGCCCTGGCCTGGATGGATGGCGGCACGCGCAACATCTACACCAAGAAACCGGTGCGCAGCCTCGCGGACCTCAAAGGCATGAAGATCCGCGTGCAAGGCAACCCGATGTTCATTGAAACCATCAATGCCATGGGCGGTAACGGCATCGCGATGGACACCGGCGAAATCTTCAGTGCGCTGCAGACTGGCGTAATCGACGGCGCCGAAAACAATCCACCGACCCTGCTCGAACACAACCACTACCAGAACGCCAAGTTCTACAGCCTGACCGGGCACCTGATCCTGCCTGAACCCATTGTGATGTCGAAGATCACCTGGGAAAAACTCACCCCCGAGCAACAGGCGCTGGTGAAGAAAACCGCCAAAGCCGCACAGGCACAGGAACGCACCCTGTGGGACGCGAAATCGGCCAGCAGTGAAGAAAAACTCAAGGCTGCCGGCGTCGAGTTCATCACCGTCGACAAAAAACCTTTCTATGAGGCGACCGCCTCGATCCGCGAAAAATACGGCGCACCTTACGTCGACCTGATCAAGCGTATCGAAGCCGTTCAGTAAACCTCCCTGCATTCAAGAAAGGCCCGGCGCCACTGACGTTGGAAGACGTCCGTGCGCGCCCGGTTACGGTGGAACCCGATGAAGAATCTGCTGCTACGTTTCAATGACAAGCTCTACATGACCTGTATCTGGGTCGCCGGGCTCTCCGTACTGGCCATTGCGCTGATCATTCCCTGGGGCGTGTTTGCCCGTTATGTGCTTGGCACCGGCTCCAGCTGGCCCGAGCCCACTGCCATCCTGTTGATGATGGTCTTCACCTTCATCGGCGCGGCTGCCAGCTATCGTTCCGGCTCGCACATGGCGGTGGCGATGCTCACTGATCGCATGCAGCCCAACATGCGCAAGGCCATGAGCGTGTTTGCGCAATTGCTGATGGCGACCATCAGCCTGTTCATGGCGATCTGGGGCACCAAGCTTTGCCTGTCGACCTGGAACCAGTTCATGAGCGCCCTGCCGACCCTGCGCGTCGGTATCACCTACATGCCGATTCCGGTGGGCGGCGTGCTGACGCTGATTTTTGTCCTGGAAAAACTCTTGCTCGGTGACCAGAGCAACCGTCGGGTCGTGCGTTTCGACCTCGTTGAAGAAAATGAAGGGGCTGCCTGAATGGACGCTTTTATTCTGCTGGGCAGCTTTATCGCGTTGATCCTGATCGGCATGCCAGTCGCCTACGCGCTGGGGCTTTCCGCGCTGATCGGTGCGTTCTGGATCGACATTCCGTTCCAGGCGCTGATGATTCAGGTGGCCGGGGGCGTGAACAAATTCTCCTTGCTGGCGATTCCGTTCTTCGTACTGGCCGGCGCAATCATGGCCGAAGGCGGCATGTCCCGCCGCCTGGTAGCGTTCGCCGGTGTGCTGGTCGGGTTCGTGCGTGGCGGCCTGTCGTTGGTCAACATCATGGCTTCGACATTCTTCGGTGCAATCTCCGGCTCTTCGGTGGCCGATACCGCTTCGGTCGGTTCGGTACTGATTCCTGAAATGGAACGTCGCGGCTATCCACGGGACTTCGCCACCGCGGTGACTGTCAGTGGCTCGGTCCAAGCCCTACTGACTCCACCGAGCCACAACTCGGTGCTCTATTCACTGGCCGCTGGCGGCACGGTGTCGATTGCTTCGCTGTTCATGGCCGGCGTTGTCCCGGGCTTGCTGATGAGCGCGTGCCTGATGGTGCTGTGCCTGATCTTCGCCAAGAAGCGTGACTATCCCAAAGGCGAAGTCATTCCGATGCGCGAAGCGCTGAAGATCTGCGGCGAAGCGCTGTGGGGCCTGATGGCGATGGTCATCATTCTCGGCGGCATACTCTCGGGCATTTTCACTGCGACCGAATCGGCGGCCATCGCCGTGCTGTGGTCGTTCTTCGTGACCATGTTCATCTACCGCGACTACAAATGGAGCGAACTGCCGAAATTGATGCACCGCACGGTGCGGACGATTTCGATCGTGATGATCCTGATCGGCTTCGCCGCCAGCTTCGGCTACATCATGACGCTGATGCAGATCCCGGCAAAAATCACCACGATGTTCCTGACCCTGTCGGACAACCGTTACGTGATTCTGATGTGCATCAACGTCATGCTGCTGTTGCTTGGCACCGTGATGGACATGGCGCCGCTGATCCTGATCCTCACGCCAATCCTGATGCCGGTCATTCTCGGCATTGGCGTGGACCCGGTACAGTTCGGCATGATCATGCTGGTTAACCTGGGGATTGGTTTGATAACACCGCCAGTGGGTGCGGTACTTTTCGTGGGGTCGGCCGTGGGTAAAGTCAGTATCGAATCAACCGTGAAAGCCCTGCTGCCGTTCTACGGCGTGCTGTTCCTGGTGCTGATGGCCGTGACCTACATTCCCGCTCTGTCGCTGTGGCTGCCGCATTT
The Pseudomonas sp. MYb327 DNA segment above includes these coding regions:
- a CDS encoding TRAP transporter large permease; the protein is MDAFILLGSFIALILIGMPVAYALGLSALIGAFWIDIPFQALMIQVAGGVNKFSLLAIPFFVLAGAIMAEGGMSRRLVAFAGVLVGFVRGGLSLVNIMASTFFGAISGSSVADTASVGSVLIPEMERRGYPRDFATAVTVSGSVQALLTPPSHNSVLYSLAAGGTVSIASLFMAGVVPGLLMSACLMVLCLIFAKKRDYPKGEVIPMREALKICGEALWGLMAMVIILGGILSGIFTATESAAIAVLWSFFVTMFIYRDYKWSELPKLMHRTVRTISIVMILIGFAASFGYIMTLMQIPAKITTMFLTLSDNRYVILMCINVMLLLLGTVMDMAPLILILTPILMPVILGIGVDPVQFGMIMLVNLGIGLITPPVGAVLFVGSAVGKVSIESTVKALLPFYGVLFLVLMAVTYIPALSLWLPHLVL
- a CDS encoding SMP-30/gluconolactonase/LRE family protein, which produces MQAELIVDARNAVGESPVWVPEENALYWVDIPAGGLQRWDAETGHVNAWKTPEMLACIVRHPDGGWVAGMESGFFRLRAHNDGSLDSDLLASVEHVRPDMRLNDGRCDRQGRFWASSMVLNMGANAANGTLYRYSAGQRGPLAAQMGRLLVPNGLAFSPDGGTMYLSDSHPLSQQIWAFDYDIDSGTPSNRRVFVDMNQFCGRPDGAAVDAEGCYWICANDAGLIHRFTPDGRLDRSLTVPVKKPTMCAFGGSRLDTLFVTSIRPGDDHDEQSLAGGVFALDPGVKGLPEPVFNASL
- a CDS encoding TRAP transporter substrate-binding protein, whose amino-acid sequence is MDFKRTLLAAALPLTCTLALTLSSAAHALEIKFADIHPAGYPTVVAEEQLGKTLVADSDGKLTFKMFAGGVLGSEKEVVEQAQVGAVQMARVSLGIVGPVVPDVNVFNMPFVFRDQAHMRKVIDGEIGDEILGKITNSEFGLVALAWMDGGTRNIYTKKPVRSLADLKGMKIRVQGNPMFIETINAMGGNGIAMDTGEIFSALQTGVIDGAENNPPTLLEHNHYQNAKFYSLTGHLILPEPIVMSKITWEKLTPEQQALVKKTAKAAQAQERTLWDAKSASSEEKLKAAGVEFITVDKKPFYEATASIREKYGAPYVDLIKRIEAVQ
- a CDS encoding TRAP transporter small permease; amino-acid sequence: MKNLLLRFNDKLYMTCIWVAGLSVLAIALIIPWGVFARYVLGTGSSWPEPTAILLMMVFTFIGAAASYRSGSHMAVAMLTDRMQPNMRKAMSVFAQLLMATISLFMAIWGTKLCLSTWNQFMSALPTLRVGITYMPIPVGGVLTLIFVLEKLLLGDQSNRRVVRFDLVEENEGAA
- a CDS encoding NAD(P)-dependent oxidoreductase gives rise to the protein MTNTATARTPFNRLLLTGAAGGLGKVLRESLRPYANVIRLSDIADIAPAIDDREEIVPCDLADKQAVHQLVEGVDAILHFGGVSVERPFEEILGANICGVFHIYEAARRHGVKRVIFASSNHVIGFYKQDEVIDAHSPRRPDSYYGLSKSYGEDMASFYFDRYGIETVSIRIGSSFPEPQNRRMMSTWLSFGDLTQLIECALYAANVGHTVVYGASDNKNVWWDNRYATALGYAPQDTSEVFREKVEAQPMPAADDPAMVYQGGAFVASGPFGD